A single genomic interval of Brevibacillus brevis harbors:
- a CDS encoding Gfo/Idh/MocA family protein, with the protein MVKVVVAGEAGTSVKESQAWLRIKEAEIVGVADSLSSLREILQGTEVDIVDIGSITDSADPWVTLAAQAGKHILCAEGSALSREGIGLCDQHNSVLQFANTLRFAPEYEQAHEQIKNGAIGKAGVIRLRRGAPASAKNVGKCIFHSHGIREFDWLHWTFGEVERVMAREVKRTNESGQIVHYALVMLRMAGGAIAHVELSGAEATEHASFELTGDKGMITHDSRESIPVRWSRGEQFLPTTFQGMDLMQRQREHFIRCVQKQEVPRLISRDLLAALDITLAARESVKTGQPVKLMHGGDEE; encoded by the coding sequence ATGGTAAAAGTTGTAGTCGCAGGGGAAGCGGGAACAAGCGTCAAAGAGTCGCAGGCTTGGCTTCGGATCAAAGAGGCAGAGATTGTAGGTGTGGCGGACAGCTTGTCTTCTTTACGTGAAATCTTGCAGGGAACAGAAGTGGATATCGTGGATATTGGCTCGATTACGGACAGCGCTGACCCATGGGTGACGCTTGCGGCTCAGGCGGGAAAGCATATTTTATGCGCAGAAGGTTCCGCTCTAAGCCGTGAAGGAATCGGTTTATGCGATCAGCATAATAGCGTGCTGCAATTCGCAAATACGCTGCGTTTTGCTCCAGAATACGAGCAGGCGCACGAGCAAATAAAGAATGGGGCCATAGGTAAAGCAGGCGTCATTCGCTTGCGAAGAGGTGCTCCTGCATCGGCTAAAAATGTAGGAAAATGCATTTTTCATTCGCATGGAATACGTGAATTCGATTGGCTGCACTGGACGTTCGGAGAGGTTGAGCGAGTGATGGCGCGCGAGGTCAAGCGCACGAATGAGTCAGGACAGATCGTCCATTATGCGCTGGTCATGCTCCGAATGGCAGGTGGGGCAATTGCTCATGTGGAGCTATCAGGAGCGGAGGCGACGGAGCATGCTTCCTTTGAGCTTACAGGTGACAAAGGCATGATTACACATGATAGCCGGGAAAGCATCCCCGTTCGCTGGAGCCGAGGAGAGCAATTTCTTCCGACAACATTCCAAGGGATGGACCTGATGCAGCGACAGCGGGAGCATTTCATTCGCTGTGTACAGAAACAGGAAGTGCCACGTCTGATTTCTCGTGATCTGCTCGCTGCTCTCGATATTACTCTAGCGGCGAGAGAATCGGTCAAGACGGGACAACCTGTGAAGCTCATGCACGGAGGTGATGAGGAATGA
- a CDS encoding ROK family transcriptional regulator, with protein sequence MRRTGDLKLIQELNRSIIFDTIRHYGPISRSEIAKRNKLSPTTVTSAVSELIRDSFVCEVGTGESNGGRKPILVQFSPDSRFLIGISISGSKITIAEMNLEAAVKRKEVHSIKPYQGESILAYLLEVIEQFLGGAAASLETCMGISIVTQGIVDSVHGVIRYNPKLRLQNAPVKELIEQRFQLKTWLDNDTNAYLLAEKTIGDFSHYQNMLYVTIGDGLGASILMNGSIYRGFKGGAGEFGHTTIDRAGVRCDCGNVGCLENYVSWPTIYSKLVSSLAKGKTSRISDLVEQDVGRITPAVFRQALAEQDPLAVSILEETASYLASGLVNLIHLFNPEVIILGGEIAFENELLIAKVKDYVREYAHGILTEELEIRPNSLGENVEVAGAAAVLLQDMFQFSL encoded by the coding sequence CATTACGGGCCCATTTCCCGGAGTGAAATAGCGAAGCGGAACAAACTGAGTCCTACTACTGTGACCTCGGCTGTCAGTGAGCTGATTCGTGACTCGTTCGTATGCGAGGTGGGAACAGGGGAGTCAAATGGCGGACGAAAACCGATATTGGTCCAGTTCTCTCCAGACAGTCGCTTTCTGATCGGCATTTCGATCTCTGGCTCGAAGATTACGATTGCCGAGATGAATTTGGAAGCCGCAGTCAAACGAAAGGAAGTCCACTCGATCAAGCCGTACCAAGGGGAGAGCATACTCGCTTATTTGCTGGAGGTGATTGAGCAATTTTTGGGTGGAGCCGCGGCGAGTCTGGAGACATGCATGGGAATCTCGATTGTCACTCAAGGCATCGTGGACTCGGTCCATGGGGTGATTCGCTACAATCCAAAGCTCCGCTTGCAGAACGCCCCTGTTAAAGAATTGATCGAGCAACGTTTCCAGTTGAAAACATGGTTGGATAACGACACGAACGCGTACTTGCTCGCCGAGAAGACCATCGGGGATTTCAGTCATTATCAAAACATGCTGTACGTCACGATTGGGGATGGATTGGGAGCCAGTATTTTGATGAACGGTTCCATCTACAGGGGCTTTAAAGGCGGGGCCGGTGAGTTCGGTCATACCACGATTGATCGGGCAGGTGTGCGGTGCGACTGCGGAAATGTTGGTTGTCTGGAAAATTACGTGAGCTGGCCAACGATTTACTCCAAGCTGGTCTCCTCGCTTGCGAAAGGAAAGACGAGCCGCATTTCGGATTTGGTGGAGCAGGATGTTGGCCGAATTACTCCTGCGGTGTTTCGTCAGGCTTTGGCAGAGCAGGACCCGCTTGCGGTCAGTATTTTGGAGGAAACCGCTTCTTATTTGGCTTCGGGGTTGGTCAATCTGATTCATTTGTTCAATCCGGAGGTCATTATTCTGGGCGGTGAGATTGCCTTCGAAAATGAGCTGTTGATCGCCAAAGTAAAAGACTACGTGCGGGAATACGCGCATGGAATCCTGACGGAGGAACTCGAGATTCGGCCGAATTCGTTGGGTGAAAATGTAGAGGTAGCAGGAGCTGCTGCTGTTTTATTGCAGGATATGTTTCAGTTTTCGCTATAA